In Sphingobacterium zeae, one genomic interval encodes:
- a CDS encoding malate dehydrogenase, whose protein sequence is MKVTIVGAGAVGATTADNLIRRNVAEEIVLLDIKEGFAEGKAQDMAQTAALLGFESKIKGVTSDYLSTAGSTVAVITSGIPRKPGMTREELIGTNANIVKSVVENLVKHSPDIIIVIVSNPMDTMTYLALKASGLPKNRIIGMGGTLDSARFKYQLSDKLNASAADLNAIVIGGHGDTTMIPLIKHSTWNSIPVTDFLTVEEQDEIVHKTMVGGATLTSLIGTSAWYAPGAATAAVVESIVRDQGKLFTASVYLEGEFGQEDITLGVPVIINKKGWDRIVPLHLDEEDEEKFRKSAEAVRNMNNVLKEIKAL, encoded by the coding sequence ATGAAAGTAACTATTGTTGGTGCTGGAGCTGTAGGAGCTACTACAGCGGACAATTTAATCCGTCGGAATGTCGCAGAGGAGATTGTATTGTTGGATATTAAAGAGGGTTTTGCAGAAGGCAAAGCACAAGATATGGCACAAACTGCAGCCTTATTGGGTTTTGAATCAAAAATCAAGGGGGTAACGAGTGACTATCTTTCAACTGCTGGTTCTACTGTTGCTGTGATTACGTCCGGCATTCCACGTAAACCTGGAATGACACGTGAAGAATTAATCGGGACAAATGCGAATATCGTCAAGTCTGTTGTCGAGAACTTAGTAAAACATTCTCCAGATATTATCATTGTCATCGTTTCTAATCCGATGGATACCATGACCTATCTGGCCTTAAAGGCAAGTGGTTTACCCAAAAATAGGATTATCGGTATGGGTGGGACCTTGGATTCGGCCCGATTTAAATATCAATTAAGTGATAAACTGAATGCTTCCGCTGCGGATCTCAATGCGATAGTCATTGGTGGTCATGGCGATACAACAATGATACCGCTTATTAAGCACTCCACGTGGAACAGTATTCCGGTGACGGATTTTCTCACCGTGGAAGAGCAGGATGAAATTGTCCACAAAACCATGGTTGGAGGAGCTACATTAACCAGCCTAATCGGAACATCAGCATGGTATGCGCCTGGCGCGGCAACTGCTGCAGTAGTTGAAAGCATTGTCCGTGATCAAGGGAAATTATTTACTGCTTCCGTTTATTTGGAAGGTGAATTTGGCCAAGAAGATATTACGCTTGGCGTACCGGTTATCATCAATAAAAAAGGATGGGATCGGATCGTACCACTTCATTTGGATGAAGAGGACGAAGAAAAATTTCGCAAAAGCGCGGAAGCAGTCCGTAACATGAATAATGTATTAAAAGAAATAAAAGCCCTATAG
- the tamL gene encoding translocation and assembly module lipoprotein TamL — MKMRKGVIMQVRLKYSVGIVTFAAFIASCSSTKNLKEGESLYVKGNVIVESDTISKENKEKISTRLEEALMPKPNKRLAGVPFKLYFNNMAGDSAGNNIIKKFFKKIGEEPVLLRDVNREYNENLLRNRLENFGFFNAEVRSDTLVENKKATINYTAKPNLIYRIQSVKFDVDSNSQLGKDIRSSSDQSLLQVGKKYSLDVILNERDRIDNDLKNKGYYYFSPDYILVQVDSSNRNNKVDMYVTVKKETPAQAKVPSKINKIYIFPNYTETSSGYQRSTRNAELYDSSYYFIDRQHLYRKPVIANHIFFKPGDTYNRNAHNQTISHLVNLNSWKFVKNNFVDSKEVPNALDVYYYLTPLPKKSLRVELLGKMASVYNGTEVNVNWTLRNAFKGAEQLSFNVFGGYETQTGGSADLNSSYYRYGMEATLTFPRILSPFGRVSPSRRFIPKTYIKGRYEFLNRRKAYTLNSIALDYGYIWQESEEKQHDLALMEITYVQPKGISENYQKQMDTIPALRHAIDPQFTIGPNYNFTFQNTMKQHLKNTFYFKGNLDLSGNILGLIKGADFNKGKTFKLFDAYFSQYIKISGDGRHYLKLSENAQLASRVSLGLSYSYGNSRSLPYLKQYYVGGPNSIRAFGARAIGPGTVAPEKLSNGLFFADQTGDIKLELNTEYRAKLAGFVHWAAFIDAGNVWLQREDVNKPGGKFSKDFLNELAVGGGAGLRFDFTFLIVRTDMSIPFRIPYLPKGERWVFSDIDFGSSKWRKDNLMFNLAIGYPF; from the coding sequence ATGAAGATGAGGAAAGGAGTTATCATGCAGGTTAGATTAAAGTATAGTGTTGGAATAGTAACATTCGCTGCATTCATCGCCTCCTGTTCGTCAACCAAAAATCTGAAAGAAGGAGAAAGCTTATATGTGAAGGGGAATGTCATCGTCGAGTCGGACACCATTTCTAAGGAAAACAAGGAAAAGATATCAACCCGCCTGGAAGAGGCCCTTATGCCCAAACCGAATAAACGACTGGCGGGGGTACCTTTTAAGCTATATTTTAATAATATGGCTGGAGATTCAGCCGGGAACAACATCATAAAAAAATTCTTTAAAAAAATTGGTGAAGAGCCCGTGTTGCTGCGGGATGTTAATCGAGAATATAATGAAAATCTATTGCGCAATCGTCTGGAAAATTTTGGTTTCTTTAATGCGGAAGTGAGATCCGATACGTTAGTAGAAAACAAAAAAGCAACGATTAATTATACCGCCAAGCCCAACCTGATTTACCGCATACAGTCTGTTAAATTTGATGTTGACAGCAATAGTCAGTTGGGGAAAGATATTCGTTCGAGTTCTGATCAAAGTCTTCTCCAGGTAGGAAAGAAATACAGTTTAGATGTTATCTTAAACGAACGTGACCGCATCGATAATGATCTTAAAAATAAAGGCTATTATTATTTCAGCCCAGATTACATCTTGGTTCAGGTAGACAGTTCGAACCGGAATAACAAGGTGGATATGTATGTTACGGTTAAAAAAGAGACACCGGCGCAGGCGAAAGTCCCATCCAAGATCAATAAAATTTACATTTTCCCGAACTATACGGAAACAAGCTCCGGTTATCAGCGGTCTACACGGAATGCCGAACTGTACGATAGCAGCTATTATTTTATAGACCGTCAGCATCTTTACCGGAAGCCTGTTATTGCAAACCATATCTTCTTTAAACCGGGCGATACATACAACCGTAATGCCCACAATCAGACCATCAGTCATTTGGTAAACCTCAATAGCTGGAAATTTGTAAAGAACAATTTTGTCGACAGCAAAGAAGTGCCCAACGCACTGGATGTCTACTATTACTTGACCCCATTACCCAAAAAGTCCCTTCGGGTGGAGCTTTTAGGCAAAATGGCTTCGGTATACAACGGTACTGAGGTGAATGTTAACTGGACTTTACGAAATGCATTCAAAGGTGCCGAGCAGCTCAGCTTTAACGTATTCGGCGGTTATGAGACCCAGACGGGAGGATCGGCCGACCTCAATTCGAGTTATTACCGCTACGGTATGGAGGCGACCTTGACTTTTCCTCGCATATTGTCTCCTTTTGGAAGAGTTTCGCCGTCGCGGCGCTTTATTCCGAAGACTTATATCAAAGGCCGCTATGAGTTTTTAAATCGCCGCAAAGCTTATACGCTAAATTCGATTGCATTGGATTACGGTTATATCTGGCAAGAATCTGAAGAAAAACAGCATGATCTCGCTTTAATGGAGATTACTTATGTTCAGCCTAAAGGCATTTCGGAAAACTACCAAAAACAAATGGATACCATTCCTGCATTGCGACATGCCATAGACCCGCAGTTTACCATTGGTCCAAACTACAACTTTACGTTTCAAAACACCATGAAGCAGCATTTGAAAAATACGTTTTATTTCAAAGGCAACTTGGACCTGTCGGGAAACATACTAGGGCTGATCAAAGGAGCAGATTTTAATAAAGGGAAAACGTTCAAATTGTTTGACGCTTATTTCTCACAATATATCAAGATCAGTGGCGATGGCCGACATTATTTAAAGTTATCGGAAAATGCACAACTTGCTTCGCGGGTAAGTTTGGGTTTGAGCTATTCTTATGGCAATTCCCGCTCCCTTCCCTATTTAAAACAGTATTATGTGGGGGGGCCTAATAGTATCCGTGCTTTCGGGGCCCGCGCTATTGGTCCAGGAACTGTTGCCCCTGAAAAGTTGAGCAATGGACTTTTCTTTGCGGATCAAACCGGTGACATTAAATTGGAACTTAATACGGAATATAGAGCAAAATTAGCAGGGTTTGTGCATTGGGCAGCATTTATTGATGCGGGAAACGTCTGGTTGCAGCGGGAGGATGTGAACAAGCCCGGCGGCAAATTCAGTAAAGATTTTTTAAATGAATTAGCAGTTGGTGGTGGAGCGGGATTACGCTTCGACTTCACTTTCCTGATTGTCCGTACCGATATGTCCATACCATTCCGTATCCCCTATCTTCCAAAAGGAGAACGGTGGGTATTTAGCGATATTGACTTTGGAAGTTCTAAATGGCGTAAAGACAACTTGATGTTCAACTTAGCCATTGGTTATCCGTTCTAA
- a CDS encoding aspartyl protease family protein, with the protein MKSGKVQIHHAASSSILSFQRRKVSFLMDFLAMFGGMTTVPFQLLDLQGQGTHILVDVEIYSRSFKMVIDTGASKTVFDKTQLGHLLEDQLELEPSETLSTGLGTNSMESFNLAIPSLKIGEWEINKLHTAVLDLSSINYAYEQMHLDPVIGVLGGDIFADYGAVIDYAKRTLKLRTRKLKLK; encoded by the coding sequence TTGAAAAGCGGAAAAGTGCAGATACACCATGCAGCATCAAGCTCAATTTTAAGCTTCCAGCGGCGGAAAGTTTCTTTTTTGATGGATTTTTTGGCTATGTTTGGAGGTATGACAACAGTACCATTTCAATTATTGGATTTACAAGGCCAAGGCACACACATTTTGGTTGATGTAGAAATTTATAGTCGTTCATTCAAGATGGTGATTGATACAGGTGCTTCTAAAACTGTATTTGATAAAACACAATTGGGCCATCTTTTAGAGGATCAATTGGAGCTTGAACCATCTGAAACACTATCAACAGGACTTGGTACCAATTCAATGGAAAGCTTTAACCTGGCAATTCCGAGCCTGAAAATTGGCGAATGGGAGATCAACAAACTACATACTGCGGTATTGGACTTAAGTTCCATTAATTATGCCTACGAACAAATGCATCTAGATCCTGTGATTGGCGTATTGGGTGGAGATATTTTTGCAGACTATGGTGCTGTCATCGATTATGCCAAGCGCACGCTAAAATTGCGCACCCGAAAACTAAAACTTAAATAA
- a CDS encoding MFS transporter, translating into MQVFRSLQYRNFRLHVIGQAISLMGTWMQRIAISWLVYEITGSVFWLGFVQFISLLPSLILSPFIGSFVDKHKKYKLVLMTQIGLMIQAGILTLVVYLKWESVLWLSALGLIQGIINSFDVLGRQSLMMHLIGDRKDLPNAIALNSTIFNGARMVGPAIGGILLSTYGELACFALNFISFVPVIITLLMMRVDETHAQLSKGSNWEGLVEGFRYLKRSPHISSLIIIMTFSSLIVIPYTSLLPAIAKEMFHGDERTFSWFESAAGLGAMIGAFNMARLKSGTNLRYQVMGAAALMGMALLFLAHSSMLQMALVYVMLVSFAMMMQTSSINTYIQTHAIPIYRARAISYYVMAFQGIFPIGTLMVGSLASYCGLRITLYAMGGLGIMIAVVYYGYLRFHIQKRLFKF; encoded by the coding sequence ATGCAGGTTTTCCGTTCGCTCCAATATAGAAATTTTCGTTTACATGTTATTGGACAGGCAATTTCCCTGATGGGAACATGGATGCAGCGTATCGCTATCAGCTGGTTGGTCTATGAAATTACGGGCTCTGTATTCTGGCTCGGTTTTGTTCAGTTCATCTCCTTATTGCCTTCGCTCATCCTTTCGCCATTTATTGGAAGTTTTGTTGATAAGCACAAAAAGTATAAATTGGTTTTGATGACCCAAATTGGTCTCATGATCCAGGCGGGTATTTTGACTCTGGTGGTGTATCTGAAGTGGGAGAGTGTGCTATGGCTTTCCGCATTGGGACTTATACAAGGGATCATTAACTCCTTTGACGTTTTGGGACGACAGTCCCTTATGATGCATTTGATTGGAGATCGTAAAGATCTGCCGAATGCCATCGCCCTGAACTCAACCATCTTCAATGGCGCACGCATGGTGGGCCCTGCAATAGGGGGGATTTTATTAAGTACTTACGGCGAACTCGCCTGCTTTGCACTTAACTTTATTAGTTTTGTTCCTGTCATTATTACGCTATTGATGATGCGGGTCGACGAAACTCATGCTCAGCTGAGCAAGGGGAGCAATTGGGAAGGCTTGGTCGAAGGTTTTCGCTATCTCAAACGGTCACCACATATCTCTTCGCTGATTATCATCATGACCTTTTCCAGCCTGATTGTCATTCCCTACACGTCGTTGCTACCGGCCATAGCCAAAGAAATGTTTCACGGTGATGAACGCACCTTTTCCTGGTTTGAAAGTGCAGCCGGATTGGGAGCTATGATTGGTGCCTTTAATATGGCTCGCTTAAAATCTGGTACCAATTTGCGGTATCAGGTGATGGGAGCTGCCGCACTGATGGGGATGGCATTGTTGTTTCTGGCGCATTCTAGCATGCTTCAGATGGCACTCGTTTATGTCATGTTGGTGTCTTTTGCCATGATGATGCAAACGTCAAGTATCAATACCTATATTCAGACCCACGCCATACCGATTTATCGTGCCCGCGCGATCTCCTATTACGTGATGGCCTTTCAGGGGATTTTCCCGATCGGCACATTGATGGTCGGTTCTCTGGCCAGCTATTGTGGCCTGAGAATAACATTATATGCGATGGGCGGGCTAGGTATTATGATAGCAGTCGTTTATTACGGTTATCTCCGGTTCCACATCCAAAAACGTTTATTTAAGTTTTAG
- a CDS encoding translocation/assembly module TamB domain-containing protein, producing MNRFTRVAFKTILWIIGVIIALAILIVFLIRLPSVQNYIAGKVTQYVEGKIGTPVKIGYINIDFPKKLVLQDIYLADQSKDTLVAGKSIAVDINMLKLLKNTVEIQSIEAEGITAKIRRTLPDSSFNFDYIVKAFASQKESNPTADSSSALLFNLDKVKFDKFHIVYADDVIGTSADVYLNSLNTNIKKFDLTKNMAFNLPKVKIDGLSATIKQWRPIVDGAAPTVEDFGITDKTAQTTTLLPDVGIQIADLTNILVRYEDQSSLLNTKFYVKNLHADINKIDLNKEVVDIQTISLDGSDNSVLFGKVLKKANNSAKSTADTTKVNWIVSAKDIQINNTSLAYRDDNQVRMKGFDYFNIKIPGMKTSLSDLYYSADSISGSLNELITSDHSGFVIKQLKGDFTYTNTGAEIKNLYAETPRTLLRDYVKVTYPSLDIVAKKPELLYVNATIKKSHVDMRDIYYFAPFLDTIQVMKPLMDKKFAIDGRVMGKLNDLNIPAIDFQTLSNTRVIASLRLRGLPEVDRMSIDLNLKKLTTGRSDIEKLVSKKMLPSGIELPNTIGLTGTFKGGMSAFNTNLSLVTEKGTAKFNGKVGMIGRDTTYDAYVSIRDFDIGKIMKMDSTLGILSFEGKIKGHGTDPKKLVANFDGKVNRMDAMGYRYQNIDMNLTADKGDIKAAVVSPDPNIQLKLNATANMKSKYPQVDFELQVDTINLKNLKLMDDEFKYQGKLVGNFSSADPNFLNGAAHITNSSIFYSGAYYSLDSISLIAKADTSRNLLLLRSDFLNAHLVGKYKILELQSAIQDILQVYYQPGKAVKVPKYEPQNIEFSAQLTRTKFIRDFLPELTAMSDITLDGMFNSQSKTILAKLDAPKIIYNGTEINNVTLDINTLDSTLYYSALINKIKVSNLELVNTVFSGKVIQNNLDFGLWIKDKKEKEQYHLGANMRVDNGAFVFSLLQDGLMLNYDKWTINPNNVLKFGSTGIQANEFILSNKGQELSISSQDSVLNSPINIAFKNFRIETLSKMLESETVELGGGINGQATISRLESSPVFVSDLVINKFYIGQDTVGNVNIKVNNEKENTYNANISISENGNNVVLNGEFVNPPQGESRLDFTLDIAPLSMQTVQAFSLGYLKDSKGNLEGQLKITGSPSKPVINGDVKFKDAQFNIAMLNALFKAKDETIHLDERGITFPKFALEDKKGNIAKLTGSIATTTYTDFDFNLNVNTDNFEVLNSTQSDNDMFYGKMYLTSNLRIRGNLDKPIVDGTIKVLDDTDFTFVMPNDDPGMADRKGVVEFVDKSDTTRANVFAKLDSMTVTRLTGIDVDLNLQTDKDAKFKILLDAGSQDALNIQGEAELNAGIDASSKITLSGTFTVDKGSYSFSFGPVKKDFTFRKGSTITWNGDPLDAQLNITAAYTTKAPTLELVATQLGSENANLYKQRIPFNVLLKITDKLFQPQLNFDIDLDENNSVVSQDVISKVNNALTTLRENPSELNKQVFSLIVLGRFMSTNPFESLSGGGGTEAIVRNSISSFLSGQLNRLASELITGVELDFNLTSEEDYATGAGQTRTDLNIGVSKMLLNDRLKITIGSNFEVEGNTRPGETANNIAGDIQLDYQLSQDGRYFARVYRKNQYQVTLQGQYVETGIGFIINMDYNRFKEIWMSSKKLKEYYDTNSKGFRKRFDVERMETDSTYRDSVRTVIRDSLMLHSPAYRKRMEEREQEKRKQQLDSSKKSPKSNGPKSNLDTIKTTAIKNEDEERSYHAG from the coding sequence TTGAACAGATTTACCCGAGTTGCTTTCAAAACAATTTTGTGGATTATTGGAGTAATAATTGCGCTTGCTATTCTAATTGTATTTTTAATTCGATTACCGTCGGTTCAGAATTATATTGCCGGAAAAGTCACTCAATATGTTGAAGGCAAAATTGGTACTCCCGTTAAAATAGGCTACATCAATATCGATTTTCCGAAGAAACTAGTTTTACAGGATATCTATTTAGCGGACCAAAGCAAGGATACATTGGTTGCTGGAAAATCGATAGCGGTAGATATCAATATGCTGAAGCTGCTGAAAAATACGGTTGAAATTCAAAGTATAGAAGCAGAGGGTATCACCGCAAAAATTCGTCGTACATTACCTGATAGTTCGTTCAATTTCGATTATATTGTCAAAGCATTTGCATCGCAAAAAGAAAGCAATCCCACTGCCGACAGCAGTTCAGCACTCCTATTCAACCTCGATAAAGTAAAATTTGATAAATTTCATATTGTCTATGCCGATGATGTAATTGGAACCAGCGCCGATGTATATCTCAACAGCCTAAATACCAACATTAAGAAGTTTGATCTGACAAAAAATATGGCTTTCAATCTTCCCAAAGTAAAGATTGATGGTCTGAGTGCTACCATCAAACAATGGCGGCCGATCGTTGACGGTGCAGCGCCCACTGTTGAGGACTTTGGCATTACGGATAAAACGGCTCAAACAACCACGCTGCTTCCTGATGTTGGCATACAGATTGCGGATTTGACCAATATCTTAGTCCGTTATGAAGATCAGTCCAGCCTCTTGAACACCAAGTTTTATGTCAAAAATCTTCATGCAGACATTAACAAGATCGACCTCAACAAAGAAGTTGTTGATATTCAAACAATCAGCCTCGATGGTTCGGACAACAGTGTGCTCTTTGGAAAGGTCCTAAAAAAAGCAAACAACTCAGCTAAATCTACAGCAGATACGACCAAAGTAAACTGGATTGTATCGGCCAAAGATATTCAGATCAATAATACAAGTTTAGCTTATCGCGATGACAATCAGGTGCGAATGAAGGGTTTTGATTACTTTAACATTAAGATCCCCGGTATGAAAACAAGCTTAAGTGATCTTTACTACAGTGCCGACTCAATCAGTGGATCCTTGAACGAACTCATAACGTCTGATCACTCGGGTTTTGTAATCAAACAATTAAAGGGAGATTTTACGTACACAAACACTGGTGCTGAAATCAAAAATCTGTATGCCGAAACTCCACGTACTCTCCTACGGGATTACGTAAAAGTAACCTATCCATCGTTGGATATTGTCGCCAAAAAACCGGAACTCCTCTACGTGAATGCAACCATCAAAAAGAGTCATGTCGATATGCGCGACATTTACTATTTTGCCCCTTTTTTGGATACCATACAGGTGATGAAACCCTTGATGGACAAAAAATTTGCTATCGATGGACGTGTTATGGGGAAATTAAATGATCTGAATATTCCAGCAATTGATTTCCAAACCCTGTCCAATACACGTGTCATTGCAAGCCTACGTTTAAGGGGGCTTCCCGAAGTGGATAGAATGTCCATAGATCTTAATTTAAAAAAATTGACTACCGGACGCTCGGATATCGAGAAACTGGTTTCAAAAAAAATGCTGCCTAGCGGAATTGAATTGCCCAATACGATCGGACTCACCGGAACTTTTAAAGGTGGAATGAGCGCCTTTAACACCAATCTTTCGCTGGTAACAGAAAAGGGAACGGCTAAGTTTAATGGTAAAGTGGGCATGATCGGTCGCGATACGACCTACGACGCTTATGTGAGTATCCGTGATTTTGACATTGGTAAGATCATGAAAATGGACAGTACCTTGGGTATACTTTCATTTGAGGGGAAAATTAAAGGACATGGAACTGACCCTAAGAAGCTTGTAGCCAACTTTGATGGTAAAGTAAACCGAATGGACGCCATGGGATATCGGTATCAGAATATCGACATGAACCTGACCGCAGACAAAGGAGATATTAAAGCGGCTGTGGTTAGCCCTGATCCAAATATTCAATTGAAGTTAAACGCAACAGCGAATATGAAGTCTAAATATCCACAGGTGGATTTTGAACTTCAGGTAGATACCATTAATCTTAAAAATTTAAAGTTGATGGATGATGAGTTCAAATACCAGGGTAAACTCGTCGGAAATTTCAGTTCAGCCGATCCAAATTTTTTAAATGGTGCAGCGCATATTACAAATTCCTCGATCTTTTACAGTGGTGCATATTATTCTTTAGACAGCATTTCGCTTATAGCAAAAGCCGATACCAGCCGTAATTTATTGCTATTAAGATCTGACTTTTTAAATGCTCATCTAGTTGGTAAATATAAAATTCTGGAATTGCAGAGTGCTATTCAAGATATCCTACAGGTATACTACCAGCCTGGAAAAGCTGTTAAAGTGCCCAAATACGAGCCGCAAAATATTGAGTTTTCTGCGCAGCTGACCCGAACGAAGTTCATCAGAGATTTCTTGCCAGAACTGACAGCGATGTCGGATATCACTTTGGATGGTATGTTCAACAGTCAATCAAAAACGATTCTCGCTAAGCTGGATGCACCGAAAATAATCTATAATGGCACTGAAATAAATAACGTTACCTTAGATATCAATACCCTCGATAGTACACTGTATTACTCGGCATTGATCAATAAAATTAAGGTAAGCAATTTGGAACTAGTGAATACCGTATTCAGTGGCAAAGTCATCCAAAACAATTTGGATTTTGGCCTCTGGATAAAAGATAAGAAAGAGAAAGAACAGTATCACCTTGGCGCAAATATGCGTGTTGATAATGGGGCATTTGTTTTTAGTTTGCTGCAGGATGGCTTAATGCTGAATTACGACAAATGGACAATAAATCCAAACAATGTGCTCAAATTTGGGAGTACTGGGATTCAGGCCAATGAATTTATCTTAAGCAATAAGGGACAAGAGCTTAGTATATCTTCACAAGATAGTGTACTCAATTCACCGATAAACATAGCATTTAAGAATTTCCGGATTGAGACATTAAGTAAAATGCTGGAAAGCGAAACAGTAGAGCTCGGGGGTGGAATTAATGGTCAGGCGACGATATCCCGTCTAGAGAGCAGCCCTGTATTTGTATCGGATCTTGTTATCAATAAATTTTACATCGGACAGGATACCGTTGGGAATGTCAATATTAAGGTTAACAATGAGAAAGAAAATACGTACAATGCCAATATTAGTATTAGCGAGAATGGCAACAATGTTGTTTTAAATGGTGAATTTGTGAACCCTCCTCAGGGAGAATCACGCTTAGATTTCACCTTAGATATTGCGCCGCTTTCCATGCAGACCGTGCAAGCATTCAGCCTCGGCTATCTTAAAGATTCGAAAGGAAATCTTGAAGGGCAATTGAAAATAACGGGATCACCATCTAAACCGGTCATTAACGGCGATGTTAAATTTAAAGATGCACAATTTAATATTGCCATGCTCAATGCACTCTTTAAAGCCAAAGATGAAACGATTCACTTGGACGAAAGAGGCATTACTTTCCCCAAATTTGCATTAGAAGACAAGAAAGGAAATATTGCCAAGCTGACGGGATCCATAGCCACGACAACGTATACTGATTTTGATTTTAATCTCAATGTCAATACAGACAATTTTGAAGTGCTCAATTCAACACAAAGCGATAATGACATGTTCTATGGTAAAATGTATCTTACTTCGAATCTGCGCATTCGCGGAAATCTCGATAAGCCTATCGTGGACGGTACAATCAAAGTGTTGGATGATACCGATTTTACCTTTGTCATGCCAAACGACGATCCAGGGATGGCCGATCGTAAAGGGGTTGTTGAATTTGTTGATAAGAGTGATACAACAAGAGCGAATGTTTTTGCCAAATTAGATTCCATGACTGTCACCCGTTTAACGGGGATCGATGTGGACCTCAACCTTCAAACAGATAAGGATGCTAAATTTAAGATCCTTCTGGATGCCGGTTCGCAGGATGCCCTGAACATACAGGGAGAAGCCGAGCTGAATGCAGGTATCGATGCCAGTAGCAAAATTACCTTGTCAGGTACATTTACCGTTGACAAGGGAAGCTATTCATTTAGTTTTGGCCCTGTGAAGAAAGATTTTACGTTCCGAAAAGGAAGTACGATCACCTGGAACGGGGATCCTTTGGATGCCCAGCTGAATATCACAGCAGCCTATACGACCAAAGCACCGACTTTAGAGCTTGTAGCGACGCAACTCGGTTCAGAAAATGCCAATCTGTATAAGCAGCGTATTCCGTTCAATGTGTTACTAAAGATTACAGACAAATTGTTCCAGCCGCAACTGAATTTTGATATTGACCTGGACGAAAACAACTCGGTTGTTTCGCAAGATGTAATCAGCAAGGTAAACAATGCATTGACGACGTTACGTGAAAATCCGTCTGAACTTAACAAGCAGGTCTTTTCACTTATTGTATTGGGGCGCTTTATGTCGACCAATCCATTTGAGAGTCTTTCGGGTGGCGGTGGTACCGAAGCTATTGTGAGAAATAGTATCAGTTCCTTCCTAAGTGGTCAGTTGAACCGCTTGGCTTCCGAACTTATTACAGGAGTAGAACTGGATTTTAATTTAACTTCAGAAGAGGATTATGCTACCGGAGCTGGACAAACCCGCACGGATCTGAATATAGGTGTATCGAAAATGCTCTTAAATGATCGTTTAAAAATTACTATTGGATCCAATTTTGAAGTGGAAGGAAACACGCGGCCTGGAGAGACTGCCAATAATATCGCCGGAGATATCCAATTGGATTATCAGCTTTCACAAGACGGCCGTTATTTTGCACGGGTATACCGAAAGAATCAATATCAGGTTACACTGCAGGGCCAATATGTAGAAACAGGTATTGGATTTATCATCAATATGGATTACAACAGATTTAAGGAAATCTGGATGAGTTCAAAAAAACTCAAAGAGTACTATGATACGAATAGCAAAGGTTTCAGAAAACGTTTCGATGTGGAGCGCATGGAAACCGACTCAACCTATCGTGATAGCGTGCGCACGGTCATCCGTGACAGTTTGATGCTACATAGTCCAGCATACAGAAAACGTATGGAGGAAAGAGAACAAGAGAAACGTAAACAGCAATTGGACTCTAGCAAAAAATCACCAAAAAGCAATGGTCCAAAATCAAATTTAGATACCATCAAAACAACAGCGATAAAAAATGAAGATGAGGAAAGGAGTTATCATGCAGGTTAG
- a CDS encoding MauE/DoxX family redox-associated membrane protein: MKILKNILCILFALLFINAGLDKLFHYMPTPPMDMDMKKVFEAFNAIKWLMPLVGIIELIGGLLFIFPKTRTLGALVIFPILMGIFTHNMIFYSQQGLIIWAVLFIIWLWVVFENWGKYKKLLV, encoded by the coding sequence ATGAAAATCTTAAAAAATATACTTTGCATTCTATTTGCTTTGCTATTCATTAATGCGGGTCTAGATAAACTTTTTCATTATATGCCAACTCCACCAATGGATATGGACATGAAAAAAGTATTTGAGGCTTTTAATGCTATAAAATGGCTAATGCCACTGGTTGGAATTATTGAGCTCATTGGCGGTCTACTATTCATTTTCCCAAAGACAAGAACGTTGGGTGCATTGGTCATCTTTCCAATTCTCATGGGTATTTTTACCCATAATATGATTTTCTATAGTCAACAGGGATTAATTATTTGGGCTGTACTTTTTATCATCTGGTTATGGGTAGTTTTTGAAAACTGGGGAAAGTATAAAAAATTGCTTGTATGA